In Limosilactobacillus sp. WILCCON 0051, a single window of DNA contains:
- a CDS encoding D-2-hydroxyacid dehydrogenase, which yields MKILAYGIREDEKPFVKEWEQENPEVDVEITDQLLDDETVAMAKGFDGVVVYQQKPYTDTVFEKLDSYGIHNVSLRNVGVDNMNPATVKKYGFKVTNVPVYSPAAIAEFSVTQLMNLLRRTKEYFHKFERGDFRWAPQISQELNQQTVGVIGTGHIGRVAIDIYKGFGAKVIAYDVYHNPELEKEGLYVDTLDELYAKATVVTLHIPLFPSTEHMLNKEAFDKMRDGVFIVNASRGPLIDEQALIDALDSGKVAGAALDVLEDETKVFNHNMVGKNMTYPEFWNLNSRENVLISPHTAFYTNIAVQNMVKFSLSANKDLIETGTSDKLVKFD from the coding sequence ATGAAGATTTTAGCTTACGGTATTCGTGAAGATGAAAAACCTTTCGTTAAGGAATGGGAACAAGAAAATCCCGAAGTTGACGTTGAAATCACCGACCAGCTGTTGGATGATGAAACGGTTGCGATGGCCAAGGGCTTTGACGGCGTTGTTGTCTATCAGCAAAAGCCATACACGGACACGGTTTTTGAAAAGCTCGACTCCTATGGCATTCACAATGTCTCACTGCGCAACGTTGGGGTTGACAACATGAACCCAGCTACGGTTAAGAAGTATGGGTTTAAGGTTACCAACGTACCGGTATATTCACCAGCTGCCATCGCGGAATTTTCCGTTACGCAATTGATGAACCTGCTGCGGCGGACCAAGGAATACTTCCACAAGTTTGAACGTGGCGACTTCCGCTGGGCACCACAGATTTCTCAAGAACTGAACCAGCAGACGGTCGGCGTTATCGGGACTGGTCACATTGGCCGGGTTGCAATCGATATCTACAAGGGCTTTGGCGCCAAAGTAATTGCTTATGACGTTTACCACAACCCTGAACTGGAAAAAGAAGGTCTCTACGTTGACACTTTAGATGAGCTCTATGCCAAGGCTACGGTGGTTACGCTGCATATTCCGCTGTTCCCATCCACTGAGCACATGCTGAACAAAGAAGCCTTCGACAAGATGCGTGATGGCGTCTTTATCGTCAATGCATCGCGTGGTCCGCTGATTGACGAGCAGGCCTTGATCGATGCGCTTGACTCTGGCAAGGTTGCCGGGGCAGCATTGGATGTTTTGGAAGATGAAACCAAAGTCTTTAACCACAACATGGTGGGCAAGAATATGACCTATCCAGAATTCTGGAATCTCAATTCGCGTGAAAACGTTCTGATTTCGCCACACACGGCTTTCTACACCAATATTGCCGTTCAGAACATGGTTAAGTTCAGTCTGTCAGCCAACAAAGACCTGATCGAAACGGGAACCTCTGATAAGCTGGTTAAGTTTGACTAA
- a CDS encoding D-2-hydroxyacid dehydrogenase: MKIIAYGIREDERPYVENWQWANPDVELVCTGKLLDVESAELARGCDGVVAYQQKSYSAELLKRLHEMNIHNLSLRNVGIDNVDVEAAVKYGFKITNVPVYSPAAIAEFGVTQLMNLLRRTKEYQAKFAKRDYRWAPNISKELNQQTVGIVGAGHIGRVMAHICRGFGARVMVYNHRPKPDLVKAGVFTDSLDELYKESTVISLHVPAVKSTYHMLNRDAFAKMQKGVLIVNMSRGSLIDEQDLIAALDSGQVGGAALDVLEDETKIFNKNMANQPSNYPAFDNLNQRENVLITPHTAFYTDEAVRNMVEQSLDANRELILTGASDKMVSLA, from the coding sequence ATGAAGATTATTGCGTACGGGATTCGTGAAGACGAACGCCCTTATGTCGAAAACTGGCAATGGGCCAATCCAGACGTGGAACTGGTCTGTACCGGCAAGCTGCTGGACGTTGAGTCGGCTGAACTGGCCAGGGGCTGCGATGGCGTGGTTGCCTACCAGCAGAAAAGCTACTCGGCTGAGCTTTTAAAACGGCTGCATGAAATGAACATTCACAACCTTTCATTGCGCAATGTCGGTATTGATAACGTTGACGTTGAGGCTGCCGTTAAATACGGTTTTAAGATTACCAACGTGCCGGTCTACTCGCCAGCTGCGATTGCTGAATTTGGCGTCACGCAGCTGATGAATCTTTTGCGGCGGACCAAAGAGTACCAGGCTAAGTTTGCCAAGCGCGACTATCGCTGGGCTCCAAATATTTCTAAAGAGCTTAATCAACAGACGGTCGGCATTGTCGGGGCTGGGCACATTGGCCGGGTAATGGCGCATATCTGCCGTGGCTTTGGTGCTCGCGTGATGGTCTACAATCACCGTCCTAAGCCAGATCTGGTTAAGGCTGGCGTATTTACTGATTCTTTAGATGAACTGTATAAGGAATCGACGGTGATCTCTTTGCACGTGCCGGCCGTTAAGTCAACCTACCACATGCTCAATCGGGATGCTTTTGCCAAGATGCAAAAAGGCGTCTTGATCGTTAACATGTCGCGGGGGTCCTTGATTGATGAGCAGGACTTGATTGCGGCTCTAGACAGTGGTCAGGTTGGCGGTGCGGCTTTGGATGTCCTGGAAGATGAGACCAAGATCTTTAACAAGAATATGGCCAATCAGCCGTCCAACTATCCAGCATTTGATAATTTAAATCAGCGCGAGAACGTTTTGATTACGCCACACACTGCTTTTTATACTGATGAGGCCGTGCGCAATATGGTTGAGCAGAGCCTGGATGCCAATCGGGAGCTGATTTTAACGGGTGCCAGCGATAAAATGGTCAGCTTGGCATGA
- the frr gene encoding ribosome recycling factor, whose product MADGKQILAEAKEKMNKSGDALRRALADIRAGRANASLLNSVKVEYYGVPTPLNQVASITIPEARQLLISPYDESLLGEIEKAIYASNLGLTPQNDGSAIRLVIPQLTEERRKELVKQVKAELEKAKVAVRNVRREAMDDLKKGNKNGDFNDDEFHKLEDKVQKETDEGIKNLEKIAEEKEKELLEG is encoded by the coding sequence ATGGCTGATGGTAAACAAATCCTAGCAGAAGCTAAAGAAAAGATGAACAAGTCTGGTGACGCGCTGCGGCGGGCATTGGCTGACATTCGGGCCGGTCGTGCCAATGCCAGTCTGCTCAACTCGGTCAAAGTTGAGTACTATGGTGTGCCAACGCCTTTAAACCAGGTTGCTTCGATTACGATTCCAGAAGCACGGCAACTGCTGATCTCGCCATACGATGAAAGTCTGCTTGGCGAAATCGAAAAGGCAATCTATGCTTCCAACCTGGGCTTGACGCCACAAAATGACGGCTCGGCAATTCGGCTGGTAATTCCACAGCTGACTGAAGAACGCCGTAAGGAACTGGTCAAGCAGGTCAAGGCGGAACTGGAAAAGGCCAAGGTTGCGGTTCGTAACGTGCGGCGCGAAGCCATGGACGATCTGAAAAAAGGCAACAAGAACGGCGACTTTAACGATGACGAATTCCACAAGCTGGAAGACAAGGTTCAAAAAGAAACCGATGAAGGAATCAAGAACCTGGAAAAGATTGCCGAAGAAAAAGAAAAAGAACTGCTGGAAGGCTAA
- a CDS encoding phosphatidate cytidylyltransferase yields MKTRIITAVVALAIFIPLIVYGSWPLTIAAVALGMIAIGEILSMKKMFLTSFPAIVSYIGVAIMVLPNSWLDFLPSHITRLFAMYVMVLLLLLHTVVHKQRFSFDDAGVLTLGMLYIGIGFNNFLAARAVSFTTLLYAMLIVWLTDSGAYLFGRKLGKHKLAPRVSPNKTWEGSICGTLLATVVLAVYLYFFPVGYHNWGLMVFLTLLLSILGQFGDLVESALKRFYGVKDSGKILPGHGGILDRFDSMLLVMPALYLLGII; encoded by the coding sequence GTGAAAACACGGATTATTACAGCGGTCGTTGCCTTGGCGATCTTTATTCCATTGATTGTGTACGGCAGCTGGCCATTAACGATTGCCGCAGTTGCATTAGGCATGATCGCAATAGGCGAGATTCTGAGCATGAAAAAGATGTTTTTGACGTCTTTTCCAGCGATCGTCAGCTATATTGGCGTGGCAATCATGGTTCTGCCCAACAGTTGGCTGGACTTTTTGCCGAGTCACATTACGCGGCTGTTTGCCATGTACGTAATGGTGCTGCTTTTATTGCTGCATACGGTTGTGCATAAGCAGCGCTTCAGCTTTGATGATGCCGGTGTCTTGACTTTAGGCATGCTCTACATTGGCATTGGCTTTAACAATTTCTTAGCAGCGCGGGCCGTCAGCTTTACGACGCTTTTATATGCCATGCTGATCGTCTGGCTGACTGACAGTGGCGCCTATCTGTTTGGCCGCAAGCTGGGTAAGCACAAGCTGGCACCGCGCGTCAGTCCCAATAAAACCTGGGAAGGCTCGATCTGCGGCACGCTTTTGGCCACAGTGGTTCTGGCCGTTTACCTCTACTTCTTCCCGGTTGGCTATCATAACTGGGGCTTGATGGTCTTTTTGACGCTGCTGCTCTCGATTCTGGGTCAATTCGGCGACCTGGTCGAATCAGCACTCAAGCGATTCTACGGCGTTAAGGACTCCGGTAAGATCCTGCCTGGCCATGGTGGTATTTTAGACCGGTTTGACAGCATGCTGCTGGTCATGCCGGCTCTGTACCTGCTGGGGATTATCTAA
- a CDS encoding tRNA1(Val) (adenine(37)-N6)-methyltransferase — protein MTTVQLKPNERIDQLSAQGVRIIQSSEVFAFSLDAVLLADFVRPNQRQQIKIVDLCAGNGAIGLFLHHKLGGHFYEIELQERLADMAQRSVALNDLTARYEVINDDVANVYQYVAKDRADVVVCNPPYFKNAPASQKNPNRYLAIARHELTIDLAMVCDRMSGLLKMNGRGYLVHRPDRLPEILATMTAHRLAPKRIKFVYPKPGMEANMVLIEAIKDGKPNGTRIMPPLIVAGEDGEYGPEVQAMLNGSNI, from the coding sequence ATGACAACCGTTCAGCTAAAGCCAAATGAGCGTATTGATCAGCTCAGTGCGCAAGGGGTACGAATCATTCAATCCAGCGAGGTCTTTGCTTTTTCGCTGGATGCCGTCTTGCTGGCAGATTTTGTGCGTCCCAATCAGCGCCAGCAAATCAAAATCGTGGACCTGTGTGCCGGCAATGGCGCAATCGGTCTGTTTTTGCATCATAAGCTGGGGGGCCATTTTTATGAGATCGAGCTGCAGGAACGGCTGGCTGACATGGCTCAGCGTTCTGTTGCCTTAAATGATCTGACGGCCCGCTATGAGGTGATCAATGATGATGTTGCCAACGTCTACCAATACGTAGCCAAGGATCGAGCCGATGTGGTAGTGTGCAATCCGCCTTATTTTAAGAATGCGCCGGCTAGTCAAAAAAATCCTAATCGCTATCTGGCCATTGCCCGTCATGAATTGACGATCGATTTGGCAATGGTCTGTGATCGGATGAGCGGCCTTTTAAAGATGAATGGACGCGGCTATCTGGTTCATCGACCGGACCGCCTGCCAGAAATCTTAGCGACAATGACGGCTCATCGATTGGCGCCCAAGCGGATCAAGTTCGTCTATCCCAAACCGGGCATGGAAGCAAATATGGTACTGATCGAGGCGATTAAAGACGGCAAGCCTAATGGTACGCGGATTATGCCGCCGTTGATCGTAGCGGGTGAAGATGGCGAGTACGGTCCGGAAGTGCAGGCGATGCTTAATGGCTCAAATATCTGA
- the pyrH gene encoding UMP kinase translates to MSKVKYNRIVLKLSGEALAGEKGFGINPPVIKKIAEEIKQVCDLGVQVCIVCGGGNMWRGVTGEQMGMERAQADYIGMLGTIMNGLSLQDALESVGVPTRVQTAIEMRQIAEPYIRRKAIRHLEKGRVVIFSAGTGSPYFSTDTTAALRAAEMDADAILMAKNGVDGVYSADPNKVKDAVKFDHLTHMDILDKHLQVMDSTASSLSMDNHIPLVVFNLNTPGNIVRVVKGEEIGTTIEGE, encoded by the coding sequence ATGTCTAAAGTAAAATACAACCGGATCGTTTTGAAGCTCAGTGGTGAAGCTTTGGCGGGTGAAAAAGGCTTTGGTATCAATCCGCCAGTAATCAAAAAGATTGCTGAAGAAATCAAGCAGGTCTGCGATTTGGGCGTTCAAGTCTGCATTGTCTGCGGCGGTGGCAACATGTGGCGCGGCGTTACCGGCGAACAAATGGGAATGGAACGTGCTCAGGCTGACTACATCGGCATGCTGGGTACGATCATGAATGGCCTGTCGCTGCAGGATGCATTGGAATCAGTTGGGGTGCCAACGCGGGTTCAAACGGCCATTGAAATGCGTCAGATTGCCGAACCATACATTCGTCGCAAGGCTATCCGTCACCTGGAAAAGGGTCGCGTGGTAATCTTCTCTGCTGGTACGGGTTCGCCATACTTCTCGACTGACACGACGGCTGCATTGCGGGCTGCCGAAATGGATGCCGATGCAATCTTGATGGCTAAAAATGGCGTCGATGGCGTCTACTCTGCTGATCCAAACAAGGTCAAGGATGCCGTTAAGTTTGATCATCTTACGCACATGGACATTTTGGACAAACACCTGCAAGTGATGGACTCCACTGCCAGCTCGCTGTCAATGGACAATCACATTCCATTGGTAGTCTTCAATCTGAACACGCCTGGCAACATTGTGCGTGTTGTTAAGGGTGAAGAGATTGGGACCACGATTGAGGGGGAATAA
- a CDS encoding GIY-YIG nuclease family protein, protein MAQISEQHYYFYVLYCADHTLYGGYSTDVWRRFAMHQSGRGAKYTRPKKRHPLKLLYYEEFDNQHDALSAEWHFKHQSRAKKIAYLHAHNIKI, encoded by the coding sequence ATGGCTCAAATATCTGAGCAGCATTATTATTTTTACGTTCTCTATTGTGCGGATCACACGCTTTATGGTGGTTATTCCACGGATGTCTGGCGCCGGTTTGCGATGCATCAGTCCGGCAGAGGAGCCAAGTATACCAGGCCCAAGAAGCGTCATCCGCTTAAGCTTTTGTATTATGAGGAGTTTGACAATCAGCATGATGCGCTGAGTGCGGAATGGCATTTTAAACATCAGTCGCGAGCTAAGAAAATCGCTTATCTGCATGCTCATAATATTAAAATTTGA
- the tsf gene encoding translation elongation factor Ts, with protein MAEIKAKQVMELRKKSGAGIMDAKKALVASDGDMDKAMDWLREKGIAKAAKKSDRIAAEGLTNIAVDGNTAVIVELNSETDFVAASDPFKESLADVTKVLLENKPADLDAALASKTANGTLNDDLISTTQKTGEKVSLRRFAIVNKEDGDNFGVYLHQGGRIAALVVLQGADEETAKDVAMHVAAVNPEFMTREEVPADRLAHEREVFKEETLNEGKPEKIVDKIVEGRLNKFLSQICLADQDFVKDPDVTVAEYVESKGGKLKSFTRYEVGEGIEKKQSDLAAEVKEQLK; from the coding sequence ATGGCTGAAATCAAAGCTAAGCAAGTAATGGAACTGCGGAAGAAGTCCGGTGCCGGAATCATGGACGCTAAAAAGGCCCTGGTTGCCAGTGATGGCGACATGGACAAGGCAATGGACTGGCTGCGTGAAAAGGGGATTGCCAAGGCTGCCAAGAAGAGCGACCGCATCGCTGCTGAAGGTCTGACCAACATTGCAGTTGACGGCAACACGGCAGTTATCGTTGAATTGAACTCAGAAACGGACTTTGTGGCTGCTTCTGACCCATTCAAGGAATCACTGGCTGACGTTACCAAGGTGCTGCTGGAAAACAAGCCAGCCGACCTGGACGCTGCTTTGGCTTCCAAGACGGCCAACGGTACGCTGAACGATGACCTGATCTCCACGACTCAAAAGACTGGTGAAAAGGTTTCTCTGCGTCGCTTCGCCATTGTTAACAAGGAAGACGGCGACAACTTTGGTGTTTACCTGCACCAAGGCGGTCGGATTGCTGCGCTGGTCGTTCTGCAAGGCGCTGACGAAGAAACGGCTAAGGACGTTGCCATGCACGTTGCTGCCGTTAACCCAGAATTCATGACGCGCGAAGAAGTTCCAGCTGATCGTCTGGCTCACGAACGCGAAGTCTTCAAGGAAGAAACGCTGAACGAAGGCAAGCCTGAAAAGATCGTCGACAAGATCGTTGAAGGCCGTCTTAACAAGTTCCTGTCCCAAATCTGCCTGGCAGACCAAGACTTTGTCAAGGACCCAGACGTAACGGTTGCTGAATACGTTGAATCCAAGGGTGGCAAGCTGAAGAGCTTCACCCGCTACGAAGTCGGTGAAGGTATCGAAAAGAAGCAAAGCGACCTGGCTGCTGAAGTCAAGGAACAACTGAAGTAA
- a CDS encoding isoprenyl transferase — MFLFNKNHQAADEPQLDMSRIPAHVAIIMDGNGRWAQARHLPRVAGHKQGMQTVKKVTIAASDLGVKVLSLYAFSTENWKRPESEVSYLMDLPIRFFNTFVPDLVKHNVKVTVMGDITRLPEKTQKAVNDAMADTKDCDGMILNFALNYGARDEIKRAVQTIAQQAAMGELDPASITEDTISRHLMSAQLGEFADPDLLIRTSGEERISNFMLWQIAYSELLFVPEHWPDFDGETLKRCLIDFQGRHRRFGGLVNK; from the coding sequence TTGTTCTTGTTTAACAAGAATCACCAGGCGGCAGACGAGCCGCAATTGGATATGTCCCGCATCCCAGCTCATGTCGCCATTATCATGGATGGCAATGGCCGCTGGGCGCAGGCGCGACACCTGCCTCGCGTGGCGGGTCACAAACAGGGCATGCAGACGGTTAAAAAAGTCACGATTGCTGCCAGCGATCTTGGCGTAAAAGTACTTTCGCTGTATGCTTTTTCAACGGAAAACTGGAAGCGGCCGGAAAGCGAGGTCAGCTACCTGATGGACTTGCCGATTCGCTTCTTTAATACGTTCGTGCCAGACCTGGTTAAGCATAACGTTAAGGTAACGGTTATGGGTGATATCACCAGACTGCCAGAAAAAACGCAAAAAGCCGTTAATGATGCAATGGCTGATACCAAAGACTGTGACGGCATGATTCTAAACTTTGCGCTCAACTATGGCGCGCGTGATGAAATCAAGCGTGCCGTGCAGACAATCGCGCAACAGGCGGCAATGGGCGAGCTGGATCCTGCTTCTATTACAGAAGACACAATCAGCAGGCATCTGATGTCAGCACAGCTGGGCGAGTTTGCTGATCCTGATCTTTTGATTCGGACCAGTGGTGAAGAGCGAATCTCAAACTTTATGCTCTGGCAGATTGCCTATAGTGAGCTGCTGTTCGTACCAGAACACTGGCCAGACTTTGATGGCGAGACGCTGAAACGCTGTCTGATTGATTTTCAAGGGCGGCACCGTCGCTTTGGCGGTTTGGTAAATAAATAG
- the rseP gene encoding RIP metalloprotease RseP encodes MILTIITFIIVFGLLVLVHEYGHYYFAKRAGILVREFSIGMGPKIWWHRKNGTTYTIRILPLGGYVRLAGADEEDEESLRPGTPVAIQLNDQQKVTSINTSDKNTLFQGIPLQLIDHDLNDGLWIKGYVNGDESAVKTYAVDHDATIIENDGTVVQIAPKDVQFRSASLGNRMLTNFAGPFNNFLLSLVVFIILGFTLSGIPTNSNRLGAVRSDSVAAKAGLQTGDRITQINGKKTKNWTALATEISGNPGKKLTVEYQRDGHQHTTTMTPKKVKQGNETVGQVGIVEEQKTDAKSRIMFGWQRFVQAGTLIFSVLGHMFTHGFSLNDLGGPVAIYAGTSQATALGINGVLNFLALLSINLGIVNLLPIPALDGGKLLLNIIEAVIRRPIPEKAEGIVTIIGFAFLMLLMILVTWNDIQRYFIH; translated from the coding sequence GTGATATTAACGATTATTACCTTTATTATTGTCTTTGGACTGCTGGTCTTGGTGCATGAATATGGCCACTACTACTTTGCCAAACGGGCTGGGATTCTGGTTCGTGAATTTTCGATTGGCATGGGTCCCAAGATCTGGTGGCATCGCAAAAACGGCACGACCTATACGATCCGGATTCTGCCATTGGGCGGGTATGTCCGGCTGGCAGGTGCTGATGAAGAAGATGAGGAGTCGCTGCGTCCCGGAACGCCGGTTGCCATTCAGCTAAATGACCAGCAAAAAGTCACCAGCATCAATACCAGTGATAAAAATACGCTGTTTCAAGGGATTCCACTGCAGCTGATTGATCATGACCTAAATGATGGATTATGGATCAAAGGGTATGTCAATGGCGATGAGAGTGCGGTCAAAACATATGCTGTCGATCATGACGCCACGATTATTGAAAATGACGGTACCGTTGTTCAGATTGCGCCTAAGGACGTGCAGTTTCGTTCCGCCAGTCTGGGCAATCGGATGCTGACCAACTTTGCCGGGCCGTTCAACAACTTCTTGCTGTCTTTGGTCGTCTTTATTATTCTGGGCTTTACGCTCAGCGGCATTCCCACCAACAGCAATCGACTGGGCGCGGTTCGTTCTGACTCGGTAGCGGCCAAGGCAGGTTTGCAGACCGGTGATCGGATTACTCAGATCAATGGTAAAAAAACCAAGAACTGGACTGCTTTGGCAACTGAAATTTCGGGCAATCCCGGCAAAAAGCTGACGGTTGAGTATCAGCGTGATGGTCATCAGCATACTACGACGATGACGCCTAAAAAGGTCAAGCAGGGGAATGAGACAGTTGGTCAGGTCGGCATTGTTGAAGAACAAAAAACCGATGCCAAATCAAGAATCATGTTTGGCTGGCAGCGGTTCGTCCAGGCCGGCACTCTGATCTTCAGCGTCTTAGGCCACATGTTTACGCACGGCTTTAGCCTCAACGACTTGGGGGGACCGGTCGCAATCTATGCCGGCACCTCGCAGGCGACTGCATTGGGGATCAATGGCGTGCTTAATTTCTTGGCGCTCTTGTCGATTAATCTGGGAATCGTCAATTTACTGCCAATTCCCGCTCTTGATGGTGGTAAGCTGTTATTGAACATTATCGAGGCAGTCATTAGGCGGCCGATTCCCGAAAAAGCTGAGGGGATCGTTACGATTATTGGTTTTGCCTTTTTGATGCTGTTGATGATTCTGGTTACTTGGAACGATATTCAACGCTACTTTATTCATTAA
- the rpsB gene encoding 30S ribosomal protein S2, translating to MSVVSMKQLLEAGVHFGHQTRRWNPKMKPFIFTERNGIYIIDLQKTVKMIDTAYDYMKDVAAKGGVVLFVGTKKQAQDSVEEEAVRAGQYYVNHRWLGGTLTNWKTIQSRIARLKELKKMSEDGTFDVLPKKEVSVLTKQREKLERFLGGIEDMPRIPDVLYIVDPHKEQIAVKEAQKLHIPIVAMVDTNTDPDDVDVIIPSNDDAIRAVRLITAKMADAVIEGKQGQDDAKQAEAVVEAADEPKEVSSDDLQNLKNSVEGNN from the coding sequence ATGTCTGTTGTTAGCATGAAGCAATTGCTTGAAGCCGGTGTCCACTTTGGTCACCAAACTCGTCGCTGGAACCCTAAGATGAAGCCATTCATCTTTACGGAACGCAACGGCATCTACATTATCGATCTGCAAAAGACGGTCAAGATGATCGACACTGCCTACGACTACATGAAGGACGTTGCTGCTAAGGGCGGCGTTGTTCTGTTCGTTGGTACTAAGAAGCAAGCACAAGACTCTGTTGAAGAAGAAGCTGTGCGTGCAGGTCAATACTACGTCAACCACCGTTGGCTGGGTGGTACCCTGACCAACTGGAAGACGATCCAATCTCGGATTGCTCGCCTGAAGGAATTGAAGAAGATGAGCGAAGATGGTACGTTCGACGTACTGCCAAAGAAGGAAGTTTCCGTGCTGACTAAGCAACGCGAAAAGCTGGAACGTTTCCTGGGCGGTATTGAAGACATGCCACGCATCCCAGACGTTTTGTACATTGTGGACCCACACAAGGAACAAATCGCTGTTAAGGAAGCTCAAAAGCTGCACATTCCAATCGTTGCCATGGTTGACACCAACACTGACCCTGACGATGTTGATGTTATCATCCCATCCAACGATGATGCTATTCGTGCCGTTCGTCTGATCACGGCTAAGATGGCAGATGCTGTCATCGAAGGCAAGCAAGGCCAAGACGATGCCAAGCAAGCCGAAGCAGTCGTTGAAGCTGCTGACGAACCAAAGGAAGTTTCTTCAGACGATCTGCAAAATCTGAAGAACAGCGTTGAAGGCAACAACTAA
- a CDS encoding 1-acyl-sn-glycerol-3-phosphate acyltransferase has protein sequence MLYDFLVHLVNPLLTLFNGRPQIEHKDRLPEGNYIIVAPHRTWMDPVLLALAVYPKKFTFMAKEELFKGRLANWFLRKLGAFPVNRKNPGPSAIKTPVRLLKNSDRSTIIFPTGSRYSSKIKGGALIIAKMANVPLVPAVYQGPLKLSGIFKRQKRKISFGEPIYIDRKMRLTDENQQELERQMQTAFDQLDNELDPNYHYYMPEKPKNDDF, from the coding sequence ATGCTCTATGATTTCTTGGTTCATCTGGTCAATCCGCTTTTGACGCTGTTCAATGGCCGGCCCCAGATTGAACATAAAGATCGCCTTCCTGAGGGCAACTATATTATCGTCGCACCGCATCGTACCTGGATGGACCCGGTTTTATTGGCGCTGGCCGTTTATCCTAAAAAATTTACGTTCATGGCCAAAGAAGAGTTGTTTAAAGGGCGCCTTGCCAACTGGTTTCTGCGCAAGCTGGGCGCCTTTCCAGTCAACCGCAAGAACCCCGGCCCCTCTGCCATCAAAACCCCGGTCAGGCTGCTGAAAAACAGTGATCGCTCAACCATCATCTTCCCGACCGGCTCGCGCTATTCCAGCAAGATCAAAGGCGGCGCGCTGATTATTGCCAAAATGGCCAACGTGCCGCTGGTGCCTGCCGTCTACCAGGGACCATTGAAGCTAAGCGGCATCTTTAAACGGCAAAAGCGCAAGATCAGTTTTGGCGAACCGATCTATATTGACCGTAAAATGCGGCTGACCGATGAAAATCAGCAGGAATTGGAACGACAGATGCAGACGGCGTTTGATCAGCTGGATAACGAGCTTGATCCCAATTACCACTACTATATGCCAGAAAAACCCAAAAACGATGACTTTTAA